One region of Peptococcaceae bacterium 1198_IL3148 genomic DNA includes:
- a CDS encoding acetate kinase, translating into MIILVVNCGSSSLKYQLLDMNQGKALLSGLAERIGLEGSRIKHKKTAGGELVLDDALPNHRVALEKLISCITDATYGAVSSISEINAVGHRVVHGGEKFNKAVLIDDEVLQTLEEVSDLAPLHNPPNIVGIKTCQELMPKAPQVAIFDTAFHQTMPDYAYQYALPYEYYEKYGIRKYGFHGTSHKYVSGRAAAVLGKSINELKIVVCHLGNGSSITAVKNGESVDTTMGFTPLAGLPMGTRTGDIDPAIVTYIMDKENKSTGEVNNLMNKQSGVLGVSGVSSDFRDLENAASKGNQRAALARNMFVYNVKKWIGAFSAAMGGLDAVVFTGGIGENDIEIREKVLADMAYLGLELDPEKNNVRGKEQIITKAGNAVAMVIPTNEELMIATETEELVK; encoded by the coding sequence GTGATTATCCTAGTTGTTAACTGTGGCAGTTCATCATTAAAATACCAACTGCTGGATATGAACCAAGGCAAAGCCCTGCTTTCTGGTTTGGCTGAGCGGATCGGCTTAGAGGGCTCAAGAATTAAACATAAAAAAACCGCCGGTGGTGAGTTGGTACTGGATGATGCTCTGCCAAACCACAGAGTAGCCTTAGAAAAGCTTATATCCTGCATTACCGATGCCACATATGGTGCGGTCAGCAGCATCTCTGAAATTAATGCCGTTGGTCACCGGGTGGTCCATGGTGGCGAAAAATTCAACAAAGCTGTTTTAATTGATGACGAAGTACTACAAACACTGGAAGAAGTTTCAGATTTGGCTCCATTGCACAATCCGCCAAACATTGTTGGTATTAAAACTTGCCAAGAGTTAATGCCCAAGGCACCCCAGGTGGCCATATTTGATACCGCCTTTCATCAAACCATGCCAGACTATGCTTACCAATATGCATTGCCCTACGAATACTATGAAAAGTACGGTATTCGCAAATATGGTTTCCATGGTACATCCCACAAGTATGTGTCTGGCCGAGCAGCAGCAGTGCTAGGTAAATCCATTAATGAATTAAAAATTGTTGTTTGTCACCTGGGCAATGGTTCCAGCATCACTGCTGTTAAAAACGGTGAATCGGTGGATACCACCATGGGCTTCACCCCACTGGCCGGTTTGCCAATGGGTACCCGTACCGGTGACATTGACCCAGCAATTGTGACATATATTATGGACAAAGAAAACAAGAGCACCGGCGAAGTAAATAATTTGATGAATAAACAAAGCGGTGTCTTGGGTGTCTCTGGCGTGAGCAGCGACTTTAGAGATTTAGAAAATGCCGCATCCAAAGGCAACCAACGGGCTGCATTGGCACGCAATATGTTTGTTTACAACGTTAAAAAATGGATCGGTGCCTTCAGCGCTGCCATGGGTGGCTTAGATGCAGTTGTCTTCACCGGTGGTATTGGTGAAAACGACATCGAAATCCGGGAAAAAGTGCTGGCCGACATGGCTTACCTAGGGTTGGAACTTGATCCAGAAAAGAACAATGTCAGAGGTAAAGAGCAAATCATTACCAAAGCCGGCAACGCCGTTGCTATGGTTATCCCCACCAACGAAGAATTAATGATCGCTACCGAAACTGAAGAGCTGGTAAAATAA
- a CDS encoding phosphate propanoyltransferase produces the protein MLNESIKDKITVEGTNKKDNLTVIKPEIFEVPVGISNRHVHLSVDHIAALYGEGHELTKLKDLSQPGQYACEETVMLVGPKGVIEKVRILGPARKQTQIEITLTDSFKLGIKAPLRDSGDLAGSAPITLVGPKGTVVLEEGAIVAARHIHMHTSVAEKLKLKDGDKVSVRAKGPRGIIFGDVLVRVSDNFKLEMHVDTDEANAVGLRNGDILNAYIHKGHISEILNK, from the coding sequence ATGTTAAATGAAAGTATTAAAGACAAAATTACCGTTGAGGGAACCAACAAAAAGGATAACCTAACTGTTATAAAGCCAGAAATATTTGAAGTACCTGTTGGTATCTCCAACCGTCATGTGCACTTATCCGTAGACCACATTGCCGCACTATATGGTGAAGGACATGAATTAACCAAACTTAAGGACTTATCCCAACCAGGTCAATACGCCTGTGAAGAAACTGTAATGCTGGTGGGTCCTAAGGGTGTAATTGAAAAAGTGAGAATTCTGGGACCTGCACGCAAGCAAACCCAAATTGAAATCACTTTAACAGATAGTTTTAAACTGGGCATTAAAGCACCATTAAGAGATTCCGGCGATTTAGCTGGTTCTGCCCCCATCACTTTGGTGGGACCCAAAGGCACTGTTGTTTTAGAGGAAGGTGCCATTGTGGCCGCTCGCCACATTCATATGCACACCTCCGTTGCCGAAAAACTCAAATTAAAAGATGGCGACAAAGTAAGCGTTCGGGCCAAAGGTCCCCGTGGAATTATCTTTGGCGACGTATTGGTTCGCGTCAGTGACAACTTTAAACTAGAAATGCATGTGGATACCGACGAGGCCAATGCCGTTGGTTTAAGAAACGGTGATATACTAAACGCCTATATTCATAAAGGTCATATTTCAGAAATTCTAAATAAATAG
- the ylbJ gene encoding sporulation integral membrane protein YlbJ: MLFIYLMIIQPKTVYEGATVGLQAWWNIVFPSLLPFFIASELLMSLGIVSFMGVLLEPIMRPLFNVPGCGSFVMVVGFSSGCPIGSMITAKLRRNNMCTRVEAERLMSFTNNSSPLFMLVAVSVGMFGNPKLGGLIVGAHYLANLTLGLMLRFYRPKDGERIASQSSPHNVIKRSFAELSRYHRNEKRPIGQIIGDAVTNSINTLLKIGGFMILFAVIIRLLTEMGFIDLLAQLFSAALFFLGFEQDVYKSIASGIFEITLGTKLASETNAPLLQQLLATAMMLGWSGLSIHAQVASLIADTDIRIYPYIFTRLAHSTLGALYTYLFWTWSNPMEKGWLDVPTLSSADNVVISAWAVTGQCFKIFLIILLLFILLGFLNQLFNSAIKLVKGN, translated from the coding sequence ATGCTATTTATATATTTAATGATTATTCAACCTAAAACAGTTTATGAAGGGGCAACCGTTGGTTTGCAGGCGTGGTGGAATATTGTTTTTCCTTCGCTACTGCCTTTCTTTATTGCCTCGGAATTACTGATGAGCCTGGGAATAGTAAGTTTTATGGGGGTTTTGCTGGAACCGATTATGCGCCCCCTCTTTAATGTGCCAGGCTGTGGTTCCTTTGTGATGGTGGTGGGATTTTCATCCGGTTGTCCCATCGGTTCTATGATTACCGCCAAGTTGCGTCGCAACAACATGTGTACCCGGGTGGAAGCAGAACGTCTGATGAGCTTCACCAACAATTCTAGTCCACTCTTTATGCTGGTGGCAGTTTCTGTTGGTATGTTTGGCAACCCTAAGTTGGGGGGTCTGATCGTGGGTGCCCATTACCTGGCCAACTTAACATTGGGGCTAATGCTAAGATTTTATCGTCCAAAGGATGGCGAACGAATTGCCAGTCAGTCATCTCCTCATAACGTCATCAAGCGTTCCTTCGCGGAATTGTCCCGCTATCACCGGAACGAAAAAAGACCCATTGGTCAGATTATTGGCGATGCTGTCACTAATTCCATCAATACTCTATTAAAAATTGGCGGGTTTATGATTTTGTTTGCTGTCATTATTCGTCTACTTACCGAGATGGGATTTATCGATTTATTGGCGCAATTATTTTCAGCGGCGTTATTTTTTTTAGGCTTTGAACAGGATGTTTATAAATCCATTGCCAGCGGCATATTTGAAATCACGTTGGGCACAAAGCTGGCCAGTGAAACCAACGCTCCGCTGCTTCAACAATTGCTGGCCACCGCCATGATGTTAGGATGGAGCGGTCTATCCATTCACGCCCAAGTGGCCAGCTTAATTGCCGATACCGATATCAGAATATATCCATACATTTTTACCCGCTTAGCCCATTCCACTCTAGGTGCATTGTATACCTATCTGTTTTGGACCTGGTCAAACCCGATGGAGAAAGGGTGGTTGGATGTGCCCACACTGTCAAGTGCAGACAACGTGGTAATTTCAGCATGGGCTGTAACCGGTCAATGTTTTAAAATATTCCTTATTATATTGTTACTTTTTATTTTGCTGGGATTTTTGAATCAATTATTTAATTCGGCCATTAAGTTAGTTAAAGGGAATTAA